The proteins below are encoded in one region of Qipengyuania sp. HL-TH1:
- the pgi gene encoding glucose-6-phosphate isomerase: MTSAADIWDQLAALPRPTLGELFSAVRDGGEGADEPGGADRVAMLSGRIALDEGGILFDWSKTHLDRAVIARFEQLAEAMDFASLRAKLFAGEVVNPTEGRAADHATLRGTGEGAKVEEAMALIDRMGMLVEAIHQGALGEIEHLIHIGIGGSALGPALGVDALGRDLSYCDVHVVSNIDGVALEAAFAKCDPAKTLIAVASKTFTTIETMTNAASALKWLGDNGVSDPGGRVIALTANPEGAVEWGVDETRILPFQESVGGRYSIWSSIGFPIAMAVGMDDFRAMLAGAKAVDEHFRDTDGAANLVLRAAFADLYYTRVRGCQTRAVFAYDERLGLFPDYLQQLEMESNGKRVTADMQPVDGPTAPITWGGVGTDAQHAVFQLLHQGTHLVPVDFIASIAPGDELDPAHHRILLMNCFAQGAALMAGKQGADPARNYPGDRPSATILCDDLDAAALGALIAFHEHRVFASAVLMGINPFDQFGVELGKQMAKAIEQGGEAFDASTEGLLAAAGLG; the protein is encoded by the coding sequence ATGACCTCTGCTGCCGATATCTGGGACCAGCTTGCCGCGCTCCCGCGCCCGACGCTGGGCGAATTGTTCAGCGCCGTTCGCGACGGCGGCGAAGGCGCGGACGAGCCGGGCGGCGCCGACCGCGTCGCCATGCTCTCGGGCCGGATCGCGCTCGATGAAGGCGGGATCCTGTTCGACTGGTCGAAAACGCATCTCGACCGCGCGGTGATCGCGCGCTTCGAGCAGCTCGCCGAGGCGATGGACTTCGCCAGCTTGCGCGCGAAGCTGTTCGCCGGCGAGGTGGTCAACCCGACCGAAGGCCGCGCCGCCGACCACGCGACCTTGCGCGGCACGGGTGAGGGCGCCAAGGTCGAGGAAGCGATGGCGCTGATCGACCGCATGGGCATGCTGGTCGAGGCGATCCACCAGGGCGCGCTGGGCGAGATCGAGCACCTGATCCACATCGGTATCGGCGGCAGCGCGCTCGGCCCCGCGCTGGGGGTCGACGCGCTCGGCCGCGACCTCAGCTATTGCGATGTCCATGTCGTCTCCAACATCGACGGCGTCGCGCTCGAGGCAGCCTTTGCGAAGTGCGACCCGGCCAAGACGCTGATCGCGGTGGCGAGCAAGACCTTCACCACGATCGAGACGATGACCAATGCCGCCAGCGCGCTCAAATGGCTGGGCGACAATGGCGTCTCCGATCCCGGCGGGCGCGTCATCGCGCTGACCGCCAATCCCGAAGGCGCGGTCGAATGGGGCGTCGACGAAACGCGCATCCTGCCGTTCCAGGAAAGCGTCGGCGGGCGCTATTCGATCTGGTCCTCGATCGGTTTCCCGATCGCCATGGCAGTGGGGATGGACGATTTCCGCGCCATGCTCGCAGGCGCCAAGGCGGTGGACGAACATTTCCGCGACACCGACGGCGCGGCCAACCTCGTCCTGCGCGCGGCCTTCGCCGATCTCTATTACACCCGCGTGCGCGGCTGCCAGACCCGTGCGGTGTTCGCCTATGACGAACGCCTCGGCCTGTTTCCCGACTATCTCCAGCAGCTCGAGATGGAATCGAACGGCAAGCGCGTCACTGCCGACATGCAGCCGGTCGACGGACCGACCGCGCCGATCACCTGGGGCGGGGTGGGCACCGATGCGCAGCATGCGGTGTTCCAGCTGCTCCACCAGGGCACGCATCTGGTACCGGTCGATTTCATCGCCAGCATCGCCCCGGGCGACGAGCTCGACCCCGCGCACCACCGCATCCTGCTGATGAACTGCTTTGCGCAAGGTGCCGCGCTGATGGCGGGCAAGCAGGGCGCCGACCCCGCGCGCAATTACCCCGGCGACCGCCCCAGCGCGACGATCCTGTGCGACGATCTCGACGCCGCCGCGCTGGGCGCGCTGATCGCCTTCCACGAACACCGCGTCTTCGCCAGCGCGGTGCTGATGGGCATCAACCCCTTCGACCAGTTCGGCGTCGAACTGGGCAAGCAGATGGCCAAGGCAATCGAACAGGGCGGCGAAGCGTTCGACGCGAGCACCGAAGGACTGCTGGCAGCGGCTGGCTTGGGCTGA